One window of Phycodurus eques isolate BA_2022a chromosome 8, UOR_Pequ_1.1, whole genome shotgun sequence genomic DNA carries:
- the barhl2 gene encoding barH-like 2 homeobox protein gives MEASSGSSFGIDTILAGGRATPSPPPSCSDADTAAGGTAPSSPLSVTAEDSDAGLLLHHHRQRHPHRLPPAPGPGPPLAGAGCSGPRSATSSFLIKDILGDGKPLAACAPYSTSVALSPKLGAESASAPDAFRPKLELQDEGRGARMERRDEMLLHGGDVLKCNASKEEGEREISSSRDSPPARTKKPRKARTAFTDHQLNQLERSFERQKYLSVQDRMDLAAALNLTDTQVKTWYQNRRTKWKRQTAVGLELLAEAGNYSALQRMFPSPYFYHPSLLGSVDGSTAAAAAAAAMYSSMYRTPSAPPPHPHSAAAAAAAAAAAAAAGIQRPLVPRVLIHGLGPGGQPALNPLSSPMAGTPHAR, from the exons ATGGAGGCATCGAGCGGCTCCAGCTTCGGGATCGACACCATCCTGGCGGGCGGGCGGGCCACGCCGTCGCCGCCGCCGTCCTGCTCGGACGCGGACACGGCGGCGGGGGGCACGGCGCCCTCGTCGCCGCTGTCGGTCACCGCGGAGGACTCGGACGCCGGCCTCCTCCTCCATCACCACCGGCAGCGTCACCCGCACCGCCTCCCGCCGGCGCCCGGGCCCGGGCCGCCGCTGGCCGGGGCCGGCTGCAGCGGCCCGCGGAGCGCCACCTCGTCGTTCCTCATCAAGGACATCCTGGGCGACGGCAAGCCGCTGGCCGCCTGCGCGCCCTACAGCACCAGCGTCGCCCTGTCGCCCAAGCTCGGGGCCGAGAGCGCCTCGGCTCCGGACGCCTTCCGGCCCAAGCTGGAGCTCCAGGACGAGGGCCGGGGGGCCAGGATGGAGCGGCGGGACGAGATGCTGCTGCACGGCGGCGACGTGCTCAAGTGCAACG CGAGCAAAGAGGAAGGCGAGCGCGAGATCTCCAGCAGCCGCGACAGTCCGCCGGCGCGCACCAAGAAGCCCCGCAAGGCGCGCACGGCCTTCACCGACCATCAGCTCAACCAGCTGGAGCGCAGCTTCGAGCGCCAGAAGTACCTGAGCGTGCAGGACCGCATGGACTTGGCCGCCGCGCTCAACCTCACCGACACGCAGGTCAAGACCTGGTACCAGAACCGACG GACCAAGTGGAAGCGGCAGACGGCGGTGGGCTTGGAGCTGCTGGCCGAGGCCGGGAACTACTCGGCCCTGCAGCGGATGTTCCCGTCGCCCTACTTCTACCACCCGAGCCTGCTGGGCTCCGTGGACGGCAGCACGGCggccgcggcggcggcggcggccatgTACAGCAGCATGTACCGGACTCCCTCCGCGCCGCCGCCTCACCCGCACTCGGCTGCggccgcggcggcggcggcggcggcggcggcggccgcggGCATCCAGAGGCCGCTGGTGCCCCGCGTTCTCATCCACGGCCTGGGACCCGGGGGCCAGCCGGCACTGAACCCCCTGTCGAGCCCCATGGCCGGCACGCCGCACGCGCGGTAG